A stretch of DNA from Pseudonocardia hierapolitana:
GACGAGGTCCTTCGGCTACAACCGGCGGGCGCCCGTGAGCGGGCGGCGGGAAATGTCCGAGTACTTGACGACGTCGCCCGTCTGCGGGGCGTTGATCATCATGTTGTTGCCGACGTAGATGCCCACGTGGCTCACCGGCTGGTAGAAGAACAGCAGGTCACCAGGCCGGAGCTGGTCGCGGGAGACGGGAGTGCCCACCCGTGCCTGTTGGCTGCTCGACCGGGGCAGCGTGATCCCGACCTTCTGGAACGCCCACGAGGTGAGACCCGAGCAGTCGAACGAGTTGGGGCCTTCCGCGCCGTACCGGTAGGGCTTGCCCAGCATCTCCGCGGCCGCCTTCGCCGCCTGCACCCCGACGCCGGTGCCTGCGATCACGCTCGGCCCCGTCAGGTTGGGGCCGTTGCGCTGGCGTCGTTGCTGCGGGGTGAGCCGGTCGAGGAGGCGCTGGGCCTCGTCGATCCGCTTCTCGGCGTCGCGCTTCCGGTTCTCGACGTCCTGCTCGGCCCGGGCCGCCTCGTCGGCGGCGGCCTGGGCACGCGCGACCGCGGCGTCGGCGTCGGCCTGCTTCTGCGCGGTGTCGCCGACCTTCGTCATCAGCTGGTCGAGCTTCTCGCGGTACTCGACGGCGAGGGTCTCCAGCGCGGACATCTGGTCGAGGAACTCCTGCGGCGACCGGCTCGCGAGCAGCGCGTTGAGCTGGTCGAGGTTGCCGCTCTCGAACGTCGACAGCGCCACGCTGTCGACCTCGACGCGGAACCGCTCCTCGTCCTCGACCGCGGCTCGGACGGCCTCCTTGG
This window harbors:
- a CDS encoding NlpC/P60 family protein, encoding MSLLVGASPAAAQQDPPGDAEDAAQRLEQVNREAEALTEEWHAAKDTFAARQSELTTLQAAVEPAKEAVRAAVEDEERFRVEVDSVALSTFESGNLDQLNALLASRSPQEFLDQMSALETLAVEYREKLDQLMTKVGDTAQKQADADAAVARAQAAADEAARAEQDVENRKRDAEKRIDEAQRLLDRLTPQQRRQRNGPNLTGPSVIAGTGVGVQAAKAAAEMLGKPYRYGAEGPNSFDCSGLTSWAFQKVGITLPRSSSQQARVGTPVSRDQLRPGDLLFFYQPVSHVGIYVGNNMMINAPQTGDVVKYSDISRRPLTGARRL